Genomic window (Vigna unguiculata cultivar IT97K-499-35 chromosome 10, ASM411807v1, whole genome shotgun sequence):
acttgaatatttaggtggagtgattgatatatacaatttttaaaaatattttatcatgtacataatataagttgtaattaaatttaattactaatttgatttcaaattagagagggaccaaattacttcattttatttaaaaaaaaatactaaattgaatcaaaattataaatatgaagaCAAAATTGAAAACGAGCATTATCATGTGACATGTGACAGTAACATGACAAGTGGCATACTGCCACGTGACACAATCATGATCTAACATGTaagcatttttaaatttttttaaaaatttaaaaaattaaaagtttcacCAATTGACACATGATATGTACCAATGCGACGTAAGTTTAACATAAATaaccaaatataaaatcttttaaaaaattggaggactacattggtcaaataaaaaacttggagtctttttaaaaatttggataaaattagaggattaaattaaatattaaactttaaaaataattaatttttatatttaaaaaaatagataaaaagtaGGTGTACCAAAATGAGTTAGaggttgacttttttttataaaaaatggattgagTTAGATTGATTCGATATTAAAACACATGTCAGAATTTACAATTTACCTAGAAGAGGTTAGATGGTTATTCttgttacttttgttttttaatttttaatttttaaaatttgtttatatatacttataaatttataaataaatattaaaagtatataaatatttttaaaaattttgaattaattaaataatactttgaattaaataaattaaaacatttgttatatattagattattttatcataattattaattaaattttaatttttaaatgttaatgattttaattataataatattgtatatttatatttttgaaatatataataataaaaaaaatgaattagcATGTCGGAGTTGAATGGACCAAAAGACAAAACGTACATGAAGAAAATGGAATAATGGATTAAAAATTTCAACTGATCTGTGGTATTGTGATAGGCTGAACCACAGGCCACAATTCGTTTTATAACctaattaaaaggtaaaataataaatatatagtgTACGTAAAAGTTGGTTAAAtgtcaaaataatattacttttttatttataaaagatattattacTTTCACATCAACGAAGTTTTAAATAAACTTGACAGCATcaattgttttactttttaattctttttatgaatagaaaaattattttttattattaaaaatttataattatattatcaacatttttaatttcttttttcatacaattttgttaacataaattttattattaatttagtgATATAAAATTTGAACTTCCCGGTGACCAACTTCCTATATCAGCGAATACAAAATCACGAACGTTGGAAGCAAGCGTAATAGCTCGGGAATCATCGTGTCGTTTTCTCAAACTTCGATTTGCTGCGAAAATCTGCATGGCCACGTCGATCAACAAAGCCACCCCGAAATCGGCGACGTCCTCGGAAAACAAATTTCCGGCGCCTGCAACCTGAGTTCCGCGGCGGCGGAACTCGTCCAGGTCGACGTGATAGGTACCGGCACTGGCGGTGACAACGAGGCGGAGCGACGGGAGGAGGCTAAGCATGTCGACGGTGAGGGGGTAGCCCTCGTGACAGTGGACGGCGGCCACGGTGGCGCAGTGGTGGGGGTGGGTGACCGCAAACTGAAAAAGGGGAAGCGAAGAGTGGTTTAAAAGATGGAACTTTTTGGGAATAGAGTGGTTGAAGAACAAAGGAATGTTTGAGGAGATTAGGGTTTTGCAATTGTTGGTCACTAGTTGTACACTGGTTTTAGTATTCCATTGATGGTGGTTGTGAAGTGTTGTGAAGTGTTGTGAGGGAGGTTTTGGTCTTCCATTAATGGTGGTTGTGAAGTGTGGTGTGGGAGTGAGTGCATGATAAAGTTCTTGCCTTTTTTTTTACCTGTTTTATGTGATATTGGCACCCCTTCGTGTCACTTTCATGTGATAACTCGAAAACATCAACCATTAGAAAGAGAACCTCCTAGAGAATTACAAGAGGAGCTAGCTTGAGTTGAAAAAGAGAAATGCGGTTGAAAGAAGAAAACGCTAAGATGAAGAGGAAGCTTGACGAAGTAGGTCAGAACGGTTCCAAGCGTCCGCATACTGCTCTCAGTGGATGGAGGCATCCATTCACTGATGATATCACCAAGGTGCTTCTGCCCAGTAATTGGGAATGGTTCCCTATTGATCGGTACGACGGTACCACGGATCCTGATGACCATGTTTTCGTGTACGTTACTCATGTAAGCCTGTACACTACGGAGGATGCGATTTTCTGTCGAGTCTTTCCAACTACCCTAAAAGATGCAGCCCTTAGCTGGTTTAAAGAGCTCCCTCCCATGTCAATCGATTGTTTTTCCACATTGGTAGCTCGGTTTGGCACCCGGTTTGTGCTCAGTCGCCGACATCATTTGACCGCGTTTGCTCTGGTTAATATTCGGCAGGAGGAAGGAGAGGCGCTTAGGACCTTCATTCAACGGTTCGAAAAGGTGGCGTTGAGGATCAAGGATCTTAGTCCTGAAGTAGCATGGCTTCACATGATAATGGGGTTAAGACCTGGTCCCTTTGCAGACAACTTAGCCATGAAGCCGACGACCAGCCTCGACGAGCTGAGACAGAGGGCGGCGGAATATATACAGTACGAGGAGCTTGAGGAGCTTAGGGAGCTTAGAGAAGAAATGGGTGCTGAGAATAGCCCAACTGACAATAAAGCCTGTGACCGATATAGTCATCACAAATCTTCACTTCGGCCTGAGGAGGTAAGGCAACCTCGTTTCAATCAATACACGCAGTTGAACGTAGCAAGATCGCGCGCCTTGGAAGAGGCTCTTAATGCGGATCTTATACAACTGCCAAGGAAAAAAGCCACATCGTGGAATGCAGACATGTCTCGGCATTGTCGGTATCATGGAAAATATGGACATGAAACGGAAGAGTGTACATCGTTGAAGGACAAAATAGAAGAACTTATACAAGCAGGACACCTTAGACAGTTTGTCCAAAGAGGGGGGCGTGGTCGTGTGGAATCAAGAGGTAGGATTGAGAATTTGTATGACAAGAGGGAAGGTGTGAGAATGGTTTCTGGTGAAAGGAGCAATGTAAGCGGCAATGTTCTTAATGCTCCTTTCCTTGCAATATATGAGTCTCTTATACCTCCTGAAGAAGAAAAGCTGAAGCAAAAGCAATTAGTGGCATTATTGGAGAGATTGGTTAGGAAAGAATGGCCAGCAGCTAAGCTCCATCTCTATGGATCATGTGCTAATTCGTTTGGTGCTTCTAAAAGTGTCATTGATGTTTGCCTTGCTATCGAGGAAGCAGACATGGACAAAGCTAAGGTTATAATGAAATTGGCGGATATTTTGCAATCAGGTAATCTGCAGAATGTGCAGGTGAGAAAATTTTCGTCTTTCTTTTGCATTTCCATTTTTATCTTGATGGTTTGTGAGACATATAAAGAAATGTGCAATAACTTGTGAGAAGCGAAGGTACTTATATAAGCTTGCTAAGAAGTTTTCACAAAGGAGATTTAATGACTTTGGTTTTGaatggaaaaaaattgaaatttgctATAGCTGGTTTGTCCTTGAATTTTGTCttcgataataaaaaatagttactgcGCACCGAATACTTCCCAACACTTGATATCTTTTCGAAGGTAATTAGAGAATATATGTGCATATTATACTGGTTGTAGATTTTAGTTAATTGTCTTCCTACTTGTGGCGTATAACTTCCTAAGTCTGTAATCAACTTCATTGCTGttcaaatttaatgaaaatttggattgTTGGTGAAGATTGAAGTTGGCAAGGGAGGGTTTTATTTCTCCCCATATATAAGATGagttttattttagaaatttatgacaTACAAACAAGGATTTGGGAAACATGGCCAGATAAGATTGATAGTGTAAAAAGGTTGTCCGATGAAATACGATGTAAGTTGACTATGGTTGTTGCTACTGCTACACATACTAAACGGGCCCCaaaatcatattcatatttCATCCTGTTCCTCACCAAGATCTACATCACCGAAGTCATCTTCATCTTTTCCCCCTTCTTCAATGTCTCCAACTTCTTCTTTGTTTGCTACTATGAATTTTCCATTTTTGTTGGTTTTGGCACTGTTAACAACTCTTTTCAAATAGGAGACCCTTTTCTTATGATAAGGAGGCTTTAAACTTTTACCATACTATCCAACAGCCTTTAACATTTGGATAAAAAGAGGAGTCCTTACAAGGTTAAATGGCAATGCACTAACATAATTGCATTCCAAACTTTCTGAATTACATCTCTATTTATATAAGATGCATTGATTGTCATTTGTTGGAGAGCATTATTTCCTTTTGCTACTTCTTTTGTAACTTATGCCCAATCAAGGTTGTtctccttttcatttttttctttaattttcagcAGCTTCCCAAGTGTTTCCTTTTACTTTGTCTGGAACACTAGGACAAGGAATAAGAGTTTTTTGTTCCAAGAAGATGATGTTTCATCCTTCCTATGCCACCCCAACAAgctttataacaaaatttacattttacttGTAGTCTATTTGTAGGAAGACTAACTCTAGTCTGGTCCTTACCTGAGCCTTGCAAACCTAAGAAGGTCACTTGATTAAAATTTCTTATTGAAAAGTTACAGCAAACACACATCCTTCAAAATTCTGCTATTACTCTCTTCTGTAGAGGATTATTAAAGAGAATCTGACTTTATTATATAATAGAATGTTGGAATTTTGATGCCATTTTAGGATATGGGTTTAAGCTTAACTTAACCCGATAAAACTGGTGCGACTTAGATGTaatttatatacttatatattctatttttttctatacCACCTGTCAATGTGGGACTAAATTCCTTATCCACGATGTTGCAAAAAAGGCATACTTCTAAGAGGCCATATTTAAGGCTGAGTGACTGCAAATAAGGAGACTTTCCTAATTTATATTGTGTTTCTGTATGGATGTAGGACATAATGTGGTGTTTTTGCTGTCTTTTATTTGATACTTTCAAATTTATGGATCACTTATAAAGGGGCCCTTATATGGGTGGATAAGTTTGGAGAAAATGCTGTGGTTAAAAGAGTTGTATGATAAGTAAAACATGATGGCCAATTTTTTGAAACTTAGAAATAAATGTAGTTAATAATAAAGAAGGAAAAGGAAGTGGATTAGGTGGGGAATATGACAGAAATTACTGGTAACTGACTGACTCAATTTTCTTCAAAAGAATGCATTTGCTGCTGGTTTACTGCCCTTGGAAACATTCATTTgtagtaattaaattaaaacaaaaatttcttCAGTTCTTAATTTGAGTTTGTTTGTAGGCATTGACATGTGCACGGGTTCCCATAGTAAAGCTCGTGGATCCAGTGACAGGAATCTCTTGTAACATATGCATTAACAAACTTCTAGCTGTTGTGAATACAAAGCTTCTTCGGGATTATGCGCACATAGATCCAAGGTTACGGCAGCTAGCCTTCATTATCAAACATTGGGCTAAGTCAAGAAGAGTCAATGAAACTTACCATGGAACTCTGTCTAGCTATGCGTAAGTTAACCTCTGATCCTATTcttattgaaaaatgttttccttGTCTTCATTATAATTAGCCAAGGTACTGTGCTAATGTTGAAAAATCAAAGTAGACAGGatcaaaacaatttaattttaatttcaggTATGTTTTGATGTGCATTCATTATTTACAAATGAGAAGACCTGCTATCCTTCCCTGCTTGCAGGTGTGTACTTCAGACTTCATTCTTCTATTCCTCTATGtcagatatttatttatttagcctTTTAAGAAGTAGAATGTCACTGTTTCCGCTATTATTGTTTCAAATGTAACCCTCTATTTTTATCTAAAGATAATGTTCTGTGTTTCCATTTTCcacagaataaaaaaattaattaactaaggtctagttttcttttcattttccacACAACTGTCTGGAAAACCACTTCAAATTTTTATGCTGTGGCAAAGCCTTGTAGTTGTTAATGGCAAATCAGTTTTTACTCTGAGAAAACCACTTTAGCAATTGCGTGGCCAGTGTCAATGGAATAACTTTTTGCAGTATGCAACTCAAAGATGTTCAGTTAACTTTGTCAAGTTTGTACCTCATTAAACATTACATCatatgaataattttgtaatttaatgattGAATACTATTTTGTATACAGGAGATGGAGACAACGTATTCTGTGACTGTGGATGATATTAGTTGTGCTTTCTTTGATGAAGTTGAAGACCTTGGTGATTTTGGTCGCCACAACAAGGAAACAATTGCTGAGCTTGTGCAGGGATTTTTCCACTATTGGGCATATTGTCATGATTATGCAAATTCTGTTATATCTGTGCGCACAGGAGGCATAATCAGGTATGAGAACTCGTTATCTCTGAATA
Coding sequences:
- the LOC114166512 gene encoding UTP:RNA uridylyltransferase 1-like, which produces MRLKEENAKMKRKLDEVGQNGSKRPHTALSGWRHPFTDDITKVLLPSNWEWFPIDRYDGTTDPDDHVFVYVTHVSLYTTEDAIFCRVFPTTLKDAALSWFKELPPMSIDCFSTLVARFGTRFVLSRRHHLTAFALVNIRQEEGEALRTFIQRFEKVALRIKDLSPEVAWLHMIMGLRPGPFADNLAMKPTTSLDELRQRAAEYIQYEELEELRELREEMGAENSPTDNKACDRYSHHKSSLRPEEVRQPRFNQYTQLNVARSRALEEALNADLIQLPRKKATSWNADMSRHCRYHGKYGHETEECTSLKDKIEELIQAGHLRQFVQRGGRGRVESRGRIENLYDKREGVRMVSGERSNVSGNVLNAPFLAIYESLIPPEEEKLKQKQLVALLERLVRKEWPAAKLHLYGSCANSFGASKSVIDVCLAIEEADMDKAKVIMKLADILQSGNLQNVQALTCARVPIVKLVDPVTGISCNICINKLLAVVNTKLLRDYAHIDPRLRQLAFIIKHWAKSRRVNETYHGTLSSYAYVLMCIHYLQMRRPAILPCLQEMETTYSVTVDDISCAFFDEVEDLGDFGRHNKETIAELVQGFFHYWAYCHDYANSVISVRTGGIISKREKDWTRGIGNDRHLICIEDPFETSHDLGRVVDKCSIKVLRDEFERAAEIMQNDPNPCIKLFKPYIRS